A window of Nitrospirota bacterium contains these coding sequences:
- the hemL gene encoding glutamate-1-semialdehyde 2,1-aminomutase, which yields MSRRKSKTLFRKAQGLIPGGVNSPVRAFKAVGGNPLFIDHAKGSRIYDVDGNAYIDYVLSWGPMILGHAHPRVTRALKAAVEKGTSYGAPTALEVELAALVLELYPSMEKVRMVNSGTEAAMSAIRVARGYTGRDKVIKFAGCYHGHANGLLVKAGSGATTFGVPTSPGVPRSSARNTIALPFNDTRSLTSVIEKEGKNIACVILEPVVGNAGLILPKAGFLKALRSLTRKHGIILIFDEVMTGFRVALGGAQERFGIKPDMTCLGKVIGGGLPVGAYGGRADIMSMVSPEGPVYQAGTLSGNPLAMTAGIETLKILRRKGTYEKLERIGAHLEEALRDAARRAGAVTKFYRAGTMFCTYFTEREVVDYETAVAADTQKFARFFLGMLKRGVNLAPSQFEAGFISLAHTPGDITRTARAAYESFKEV from the coding sequence GTGTCGCGGCGAAAGTCCAAAACCCTCTTCCGAAAAGCCCAAGGCCTCATCCCCGGCGGAGTGAACAGTCCGGTCCGGGCGTTCAAGGCCGTGGGCGGCAATCCCCTTTTCATCGACCACGCCAAGGGCTCCCGGATTTACGATGTAGACGGCAACGCCTACATCGACTACGTCCTTTCCTGGGGTCCGATGATCCTCGGGCACGCCCACCCCCGGGTGACCAGGGCCCTGAAGGCCGCGGTTGAGAAGGGCACGAGCTACGGGGCCCCCACGGCCCTGGAGGTGGAGCTAGCCGCGCTGGTGCTGGAGCTTTACCCCTCCATGGAGAAGGTCCGCATGGTCAACTCCGGCACCGAGGCCGCCATGAGCGCCATCCGCGTGGCCCGGGGGTACACGGGCAGGGACAAGGTCATCAAGTTTGCCGGCTGCTACCACGGCCATGCGAACGGCCTTCTGGTGAAGGCCGGCTCCGGGGCCACCACCTTCGGTGTGCCCACGAGCCCGGGCGTCCCCAGGTCTTCGGCCAGAAACACCATCGCCCTGCCGTTCAACGACACCCGGTCCCTTACGTCGGTCATAGAGAAGGAAGGGAAGAACATCGCCTGCGTCATCCTGGAGCCCGTGGTGGGCAACGCCGGCCTCATCCTTCCCAAGGCGGGCTTTCTCAAGGCCCTCCGCAGCCTCACCAGAAAGCACGGCATCATCCTCATTTTCGACGAAGTCATGACGGGTTTCAGGGTCGCTCTGGGGGGCGCCCAGGAGCGCTTCGGGATCAAGCCGGACATGACCTGCCTGGGCAAGGTCATCGGAGGAGGGCTTCCCGTAGGGGCCTACGGCGGACGGGCGGACATCATGAGCATGGTCTCCCCCGAGGGGCCGGTCTATCAGGCCGGCACGCTTTCGGGCAACCCCCTGGCCATGACGGCGGGCATAGAGACCCTGAAGATACTGAGGAGAAAAGGCACGTACGAAAAGCTGGAGCGCATCGGGGCGCACCTGGAGGAGGCCCTGAGGGACGCAGCCCGGCGCGCCGGCGCAGTGACGAAGTTCTACCGGGCGGGCACCATGTTCTGCACGTATTTCACCGAACGGGAGGTGGTGGATTACGAGACGGCCGTGGCCGCCGACACGCAGAAGTTCGCCCGGTTTTTCTTGGGGATGCTCAAGAGGGGTGTGAACCTTGCTCCGAGCCAGTTCGAGGCGGGGTTCATCTCGCTGGCCCACACGCCGGGGGACATCACCCGGACCGCGCGGGCGGCGTATGAGTCGTTCAAGGAAGTTTAG
- a CDS encoding SurA N-terminal domain-containing protein: MGPVAPDGPRPRAGRPRISPGAGTYGIKEDEHARRVLMRKFVYVLLATGLLWGCTQGAKESETSGAYLAKVDGTAITEQDVQSQYDMLPPQVQEVFAEQGGKARLIDELVKKEMLYQEARKADVQKDEKFKERLAEFKKRLMIEILLQKEIGEKSKVSDQEVRDFYEKNKERFSVGKQGEKGSEPIEFETVRKLLKERLQGQKQQEAFESYVDSLKKKYTVERNEEAIRAAFGNAPEPGSAPTPSAAE; encoded by the coding sequence ATGGGCCCTGTCGCCCCGGACGGACCACGGCCCCGTGCGGGCCGACCGCGCATTTCCCCTGGGGCCGGCACTTATGGTATAAAAGAGGACGAGCACGCAAGGAGGGTCTTGATGAGAAAGTTCGTATACGTACTCCTCGCAACGGGGCTTCTCTGGGGCTGCACCCAGGGAGCAAAGGAAAGCGAGACGTCCGGAGCGTATCTGGCCAAAGTCGACGGCACCGCCATCACCGAGCAGGACGTGCAGAGCCAGTACGATATGCTCCCGCCCCAGGTCCAGGAAGTGTTCGCCGAACAGGGCGGCAAGGCCCGGCTGATCGACGAGCTGGTGAAAAAGGAGATGCTCTACCAGGAAGCCCGGAAAGCGGACGTGCAGAAGGACGAGAAGTTCAAGGAGCGCCTGGCCGAGTTCAAGAAGCGCCTCATGATAGAAATCCTCCTTCAGAAGGAAATCGGGGAGAAATCGAAGGTCTCGGACCAGGAGGTCCGGGATTTCTATGAGAAGAACAAGGAACGCTTCTCGGTGGGCAAGCAGGGAGAGAAAGGGAGCGAACCCATCGAATTCGAGACCGTCCGGAAGCTCTTGAAGGAGCGCCTCCAGGGCCAGAAACAGCAGGAGGCCTTCGAAAGCTACGTGGATTCCCTGAAAAAGAAGTACACCGTTGAGAGGAACGAAGAGGCCATCCGCGCAGCCTTCGGCAATGCCCCTGAGCCCGGCAGCGCCCCTACGCCCTCGGCAGCGGAATAG
- a CDS encoding transcriptional regulator, translated as MEMAMEENPTRERIVTLLKRAGHLTVADMSKEMGITPMAVRQHLMSLEKRGLVSYETRKYGIGRPVFLYSLTPKAQEVFPSAYGKLAGDLLRTVEELDGRKKVDKLFKTLKGRRLDEKEQLLEGMEPFEARVSALAGALNEEGQMAEVESDGKAWTLNIFNCVIPSVAQSYPEACRYELELFRDLLGPKVKRTACQTAGSPACVYSIPLPRA; from the coding sequence ATGGAAATGGCCATGGAGGAGAACCCCACGCGGGAGAGGATTGTCACCCTCCTGAAGAGGGCCGGCCATCTCACCGTCGCCGACATGAGCAAGGAGATGGGCATCACGCCGATGGCGGTGAGACAGCACTTGATGTCCCTGGAGAAGCGTGGCCTCGTCTCGTACGAGACCCGCAAGTACGGCATCGGAAGGCCCGTCTTCCTCTACAGCCTTACCCCGAAGGCTCAGGAGGTCTTTCCCAGCGCCTACGGCAAGCTGGCCGGGGACCTGTTGAGAACCGTGGAGGAGCTGGACGGCAGGAAGAAGGTGGACAAGCTATTCAAGACCCTCAAGGGCAGGCGCCTCGATGAGAAGGAGCAGCTGCTGGAGGGCATGGAGCCCTTTGAGGCGAGGGTCTCGGCCCTGGCCGGAGCGCTCAACGAGGAGGGCCAGATGGCCGAGGTGGAGTCCGACGGGAAGGCCTGGACCCTGAACATTTTCAACTGCGTCATACCCAGCGTGGCCCAGTCTTACCCCGAGGCCTGCCGGTACGAGCTGGAGCTTTTCCGGGACCTTCTGGGGCCCAAGGTCAAGCGCACCGCGTGCCAGACGGCGGGCTCTCCCGCCTGCGTCTACTCTATTCCGCTGCCGAGGGCGTAG